A window from Vicia villosa cultivar HV-30 ecotype Madison, WI unplaced genomic scaffold, Vvil1.0 ctg.000493F_1_1, whole genome shotgun sequence encodes these proteins:
- the LOC131628902 gene encoding double-stranded RNA-binding protein 1-like — translation MYKTQLQQLCHQRKWSLPKYSVMYGGPQHKPSYKASVFVNGVTFTSSDTFNTFIEAQNQAAMKAFHNFSSPSFGSSKPTDEYGSKEEVVAAKYQEPACLTSKHQLQNYARKNNLDPPVCTIKTEGLPHDIRYKATVVIGGKSFDSPIFFNTIKEAEEAAANVALKELPISADLFNKDESCPAKSLLLELTQRESFSKPTYKTTESRSSNMPTFFSTVEVEGVEFHGKASRSKKQAEHDAAKIAYIALKECKFIHLNLLSFIPIRNKFGLHN, via the exons ATGTATAAGACACAGCTACAACAGCTATGCCACCAGAGAAAGTGGAGTTTGCCAAAATACTCTGTCATGTATGGTGGTCCTCAACACAAGCCAAGCTATAAGGCTTCTGTTTTTGTCAATGGTGTTACTTTTACCTCTTCTGATACTTTCAATACGTTCATAGAAGCTCAAAACCAAGCTGCTATGAAAGCTTTTCACAATTTCTCTTCTCCTTCATTTG GCTCTTCAAAACCAACAGATGAATATGGTTCAAAAGAGGAAGTTGTAGCTGCCAAATATCAAGAGCCAGCTTGTTTGACGAGCAAACATCAGTTACAAAACTATGCTCGAAAGAACAATCTCGATCCACCTGTTTGTACAATTAAAACTGAGGGGCTACCTCATGACATTCGCTATAAGGCTACTGTTGTCATTGGGGGAAAATCATTCGACAGCCCAATATTTTTCAACACTATAAAAGAGGCAGAAGAGGCTGCTGCAAATGTTGCTTTGAAGGAATTGCCAATTTCTGCTGACTTGTTTAACAAG GATGAATCTTGTCCAGCCAAGAGTTTACTGCTAGAACTAACACAGAGAGAAAGTTTTTCCAAACCAACATATAAAACTACAGAATCTCGTTCTTCGAATATGCCAACTTTTTTCTCAACTGTGGAAGTAGAGGGTGTTGAATTTCATGGAAAGGCTTCTAGGTCCAAAAAACAGGCAGAACATGATGCTGCAAAGATTGCTTACATTGCATTAAAAGAGTGTAAGTTCATTCATTTAAATTTGCTTTCATTCATACCAATCAGAAACAAATTTGGCCTACATAATTAA